In the Deinococcus ficus genome, one interval contains:
- a CDS encoding MATE family efflux transporter, with translation MPGAPLNPNREIAKIAVPVSLEMVIQLLLSFINQIIVGTLGAVSVAAVGLSGSLSFMFFVTLGAIGSGTSILIARRSGANDRRGINHALAAAALLATLLGAVLTVPIVTGAGTLLRLAGGAPDVTAAATPYMQVFMLALVPGLLGWVFSGALRSLGHARTPLVATVISVVLEAILAYGLVFGAGPFPELGLIGAAWAVVAANVYKAVHLAWQLYGARRLVHFELPRGDEWGALTGPLVTLSAPLAFTEFVWTLGGFLYAAVYARVGTEALAASQIVGTLEGIFIVGSFGLMSAATVFIGQSLGAGDAQAARTWIDRLTRAGLLTALLFGALFALSSLVIPLVFPKVGPEVQHIAVLGVLITAAAQIFKVRNMIVGGGILPSAGDAQGVIIGDVIGALIVGLPLAIWLGLYTPLGVWGVFLARILEEIAKVLVFEWRRRRVNWERLAQEQQGQPVTVAAH, from the coding sequence ATGCCAGGCGCCCCCCTCAACCCTAACCGGGAAATCGCGAAGATAGCCGTGCCCGTCAGCCTGGAAATGGTCATCCAGCTGCTGCTCAGCTTCATCAACCAGATCATCGTCGGCACCCTGGGCGCCGTGTCGGTCGCCGCCGTGGGCCTCAGCGGCAGCCTGAGCTTCATGTTCTTCGTCACGCTGGGCGCCATCGGGTCTGGCACCAGCATCCTCATCGCCCGCCGCTCCGGCGCGAACGACCGGCGCGGTATCAATCACGCCCTGGCCGCCGCGGCCCTGCTCGCCACGCTGCTCGGCGCGGTCCTCACCGTGCCCATCGTGACCGGCGCCGGCACCCTGCTGCGCCTCGCGGGCGGCGCCCCGGACGTCACTGCGGCCGCCACGCCCTACATGCAGGTGTTCATGCTGGCCCTGGTGCCCGGCCTGCTCGGGTGGGTGTTCAGCGGCGCGCTGCGCAGCCTCGGGCACGCCCGCACGCCTCTGGTCGCCACCGTGATCAGCGTGGTGCTGGAGGCGATCCTCGCGTACGGCCTGGTGTTCGGCGCCGGTCCCTTCCCGGAACTGGGCCTGATCGGCGCGGCCTGGGCGGTCGTGGCCGCCAACGTGTACAAGGCCGTGCACCTGGCCTGGCAGCTATACGGCGCGCGGCGGCTGGTGCACTTCGAACTGCCCCGCGGCGACGAGTGGGGTGCCCTGACCGGGCCGCTCGTCACCCTCAGCGCCCCGCTGGCCTTCACGGAGTTCGTGTGGACGCTGGGCGGCTTCCTGTACGCCGCCGTGTACGCCCGCGTGGGCACCGAGGCGCTCGCCGCCAGCCAGATCGTGGGCACGCTGGAGGGCATCTTCATCGTCGGCAGCTTCGGCCTGATGAGCGCGGCCACCGTGTTCATCGGTCAGAGCCTCGGCGCGGGGGACGCCCAGGCGGCCCGTACCTGGATTGACCGCCTGACGCGCGCGGGGCTGCTCACGGCGCTGCTCTTCGGCGCGCTGTTCGCCCTGAGCAGCCTGGTCATTCCCCTGGTGTTCCCGAAGGTTGGCCCGGAGGTGCAGCACATCGCCGTGCTGGGCGTGCTGATCACCGCGGCCGCGCAGATCTTCAAGGTCCGGAACATGATCGTGGGCGGCGGCATTCTCCCCAGCGCCGGGGACGCGCAGGGCGTCATCATCGGCGACGTGATCGGCGCACTGATCGTGGGGCTGCCGCTGGCGATCTGGCTGGGCCTGTACACGCCGCTGGGCGTGTGGGGCGTGTTCCTGGCCCGCATCCTGGAGGAGATCGCCAAGGTGCTCGTGTTCGAGTGGCGCCGCCGCCGCGTGAACTGGGAGCGGCTGGCCCAGGAACAGCAGGGCCAGCCGGTCACCGTCGCGGCGCACTGA
- the lysS gene encoding homocitrate synthase has product MTQDATPAPLIPATSWAIIDSTLREGEQFARGNFKRDDKIEIARALDAFGVEFIEVTTPMVSQQTHDDIRRLTSLGLRSRFLTHVRCTMEDVQRAADTGVHGLDLLFGTSSFLREFSHGKSIPQIITAAEKVIGWLRHHHPGLQLRFSAEDTFRSEETDLMAVYRAVSDMGVHRVGLADTVGVATPRQVYALVREVRKVIAPDCGIEFHGHNDTGCAVSNAYEAVEAGATHIDTTILGIGERNGITPLGGFLARMFTFDPQGLMDKYQLPLLPELDNMIARMVGLPIPWNNYLTGEFAYNHKAGMHLKAIYLNPGAYEVIPPELFGVGRSIQAASKITGKHAIAFRARELGLHYGEDALRRVTDHIKALAEDGDLDDAHLEQVLREWVSA; this is encoded by the coding sequence ATGACCCAGGACGCCACGCCCGCCCCCCTGATCCCCGCCACCAGCTGGGCGATCATCGACTCCACCCTCCGCGAGGGCGAACAGTTCGCCCGGGGCAACTTCAAACGCGACGACAAGATCGAGATCGCCCGGGCCCTCGACGCGTTCGGCGTGGAATTCATCGAAGTGACCACCCCCATGGTCAGCCAGCAGACCCACGACGACATCCGCCGCCTGACCAGCCTGGGCCTGCGCAGCAGGTTCCTCACCCACGTCCGCTGCACCATGGAAGACGTGCAGCGCGCCGCGGACACCGGCGTGCACGGCCTGGACCTGCTGTTCGGCACCAGCAGCTTCCTGCGCGAATTCAGCCACGGCAAGAGCATCCCGCAGATCATCACCGCCGCCGAAAAGGTCATCGGGTGGCTGCGCCACCACCACCCGGGGCTACAACTGCGCTTCAGCGCCGAGGACACCTTCCGCAGCGAGGAAACCGACCTGATGGCCGTGTACCGCGCCGTGTCCGACATGGGCGTGCACCGCGTCGGCCTGGCCGACACGGTGGGCGTCGCCACGCCCCGGCAGGTGTACGCCCTGGTCCGCGAGGTCCGCAAGGTGATCGCGCCCGACTGCGGCATCGAATTCCACGGGCACAACGACACCGGCTGCGCGGTGAGCAATGCCTACGAGGCCGTGGAGGCCGGCGCCACCCACATCGACACCACCATTCTCGGCATCGGCGAACGCAACGGCATCACGCCCCTGGGCGGCTTCCTGGCGCGCATGTTCACCTTCGACCCGCAGGGTCTGATGGACAAGTACCAGCTGCCCCTGCTGCCCGAACTGGACAACATGATCGCCCGGATGGTCGGCCTGCCCATCCCCTGGAACAACTACCTGACCGGCGAGTTCGCGTACAACCACAAGGCCGGCATGCACCTCAAGGCCATCTACCTCAACCCCGGCGCGTACGAGGTGATCCCCCCGGAACTGTTCGGCGTGGGCCGCAGCATCCAGGCGGCCAGCAAGATCACCGGCAAGCACGCCATCGCCTTCCGCGCCCGCGAACTGGGCCTGCACTACGGCGAGGACGCCCTCCGGCGCGTCACCGACCACATCAAGGCCCTGGCCGAGGACGGCGACCTGGACGACGCGCACCTGGAACAGGTCCTGCGCGAATGGGTCAGCGCTTAA